A region from the Nocardioides coralli genome encodes:
- a CDS encoding RsmB/NOP family class I SAM-dependent RNA methyltransferase, producing MADPARLAAYDVLRAVRVEDAYANLALPDALRSHRLSGRDAAFATELASGTLRRQGTYDAVVDACLTRGKVQPRVRDVLRLGVHQLLGMRVGTHAAVSATVDLAKARGGPRSAGLVNAVLRTVAEYDLDTWVARVAPDAATDPLGHLAVAHSHPRWVVEELGRALGDRQGELAELLAADNAAPGVVLVSRPGRSGPDELPGEPTSFSPYGVVLAGGDPASVPAVAEGRAGVQDEGSQLVAVAVAEAVVEGEDHRWLDLCAGPGGKAALLAALAAQRGATVVANEVQPHRAALVQRALAGADGVAGVTTYDGREPAWPAGSFDRVLVDAPCSGLGALRRRPEARWRKQPSHLTELVPLQEALLTSALELVRPGGVVVYATCSPVVAETAEVVGRVVGGRDDTRLEPVPLDVPDAVGPLPGTVQLWPHRHGTDAMFVAVLRRG from the coding sequence ATGGCCGACCCGGCCCGGCTGGCGGCGTACGACGTGCTGCGGGCGGTGCGTGTCGAGGACGCCTACGCCAATCTGGCCCTGCCGGACGCGCTCCGGTCCCACCGGCTCAGCGGCCGGGACGCCGCCTTCGCGACCGAGCTCGCCTCCGGCACGCTGCGGCGGCAGGGCACCTACGACGCCGTCGTCGACGCGTGCCTCACCCGCGGCAAGGTGCAGCCCCGCGTGCGCGACGTCCTGCGGCTCGGGGTCCACCAGCTCCTCGGGATGCGCGTCGGGACGCACGCCGCGGTCAGCGCCACCGTCGACCTCGCCAAGGCGCGCGGCGGGCCTCGCTCGGCTGGCCTCGTCAACGCCGTGCTGCGGACGGTCGCCGAGTACGACCTCGACACCTGGGTGGCGCGGGTCGCACCTGACGCAGCGACCGACCCGCTGGGCCATCTGGCGGTCGCGCACAGCCACCCCCGCTGGGTCGTCGAGGAGCTCGGCCGGGCGCTCGGCGACCGGCAGGGGGAGCTGGCGGAGCTGCTGGCGGCCGACAACGCGGCGCCCGGCGTGGTGCTGGTGTCACGGCCCGGACGCTCCGGGCCCGACGAGCTGCCCGGGGAGCCGACCTCGTTCTCTCCGTACGGCGTCGTCCTTGCGGGCGGGGACCCCGCGTCGGTCCCGGCGGTCGCCGAGGGTCGAGCCGGTGTCCAGGACGAGGGCTCTCAGCTGGTCGCGGTGGCGGTGGCCGAGGCGGTCGTCGAGGGCGAGGACCACCGCTGGCTCGACCTCTGCGCCGGACCGGGCGGCAAGGCCGCCCTGCTCGCCGCCCTCGCCGCCCAGCGGGGCGCGACGGTGGTGGCCAACGAGGTGCAACCCCACCGCGCCGCCCTGGTGCAGCGGGCGCTGGCCGGCGCCGACGGCGTGGCCGGGGTGACGACGTACGACGGCCGGGAGCCGGCCTGGCCGGCCGGGTCCTTCGACCGGGTGCTCGTCGACGCGCCCTGTTCGGGGCTCGGGGCGCTGCGTCGGCGGCCCGAGGCCAGGTGGCGCAAGCAGCCGTCGCACCTCACCGAGCTGGTGCCCCTGCAGGAGGCCCTGCTCACCTCGGCCCTCGAGCTCGTCCGCCCCGGCGGGGTCGTCGTCTACGCCACCTGCTCACCCGTGGTCGCCGAGACCGCCGAGGTGGTCGGGCGCGTGGTCGGGGGCCGGGACGACACGAGGCTGGAGCCGGTGCCCCTCGACGTCCCGGACGCCGTGGGGCCCCTCCCGGGCACCGTGCAGCTCTGGCCCCACCGGCACGGCACGGACGCGATGTTCGTGGCGGTGCTGCGGCGCGGCTGA
- a CDS encoding VOC family protein has product MALAIQCFDLDTTDPDRVATFWEAALGWRRTYDTDDEVVLEPPEGSPQDGVAPDLLFLRVPEGKAVKNRWHLDLRPDDQDAEVARLESLGATRVDVGQGDGATWVVMADPDSNEFCVLRAFTAEELAEIAAERAG; this is encoded by the coding sequence ATGGCCCTCGCGATCCAGTGCTTCGACCTCGACACGACCGACCCGGACCGGGTCGCCACGTTCTGGGAGGCTGCCCTCGGCTGGCGCCGCACCTACGACACCGACGACGAGGTCGTCCTCGAGCCGCCGGAGGGCAGCCCGCAGGACGGGGTCGCTCCCGACCTGCTCTTCCTGCGCGTCCCGGAGGGCAAGGCGGTGAAGAACCGGTGGCACCTCGACCTCCGCCCGGACGACCAGGACGCCGAGGTCGCGCGGCTCGAGTCACTCGGTGCGACCCGCGTCGACGTCGGGCAGGGCGACGGTGCGACCTGGGTCGTGATGGCCGACCCCGACAGCAACGAGTTCTGCGTGCTGCGGGCCTTCACCGCCGAGGAGCTGGCCGAGATCGCGGCGGAGCGCGCCGGGTGA
- the ligD gene encoding non-homologous end-joining DNA ligase → MASPFTEIEVDDRVVKVTNPDRVYFPESGATKLDLVEYYLAVGEGIVNALWERPCMLHRFPKGLAGEKVHQKRLPAGAPPWVETVRLHFPRWDRTADELCVTELGAVIWAVQMSTVEFHPWNSRREDPESPDEWRIDLDPGPLSDFAQVQRVAGVVHEVLDELGAVGYPKTSGGKGLHVYVRIRPDHGHKVVRRAALAFAREIERRAPDDVTTTWWRKDRDPHHLFVDYNQNARDHTIAAAYSVRGLPDARVSAPVRWDEVDACDPRDFTIFTVPARYAELGDLHAGIDDDVFDIAPLLAWADRDEAAGAAPPADPDDEAGP, encoded by the coding sequence ATGGCGTCCCCGTTCACCGAGATCGAGGTGGACGACCGCGTCGTCAAGGTCACCAATCCCGACCGCGTCTACTTCCCGGAGTCCGGCGCCACCAAGCTCGACCTCGTCGAGTACTACCTCGCAGTCGGTGAGGGCATCGTCAACGCGCTGTGGGAACGGCCCTGCATGCTGCACCGGTTCCCGAAGGGCCTGGCGGGGGAGAAGGTGCACCAGAAGCGGCTGCCGGCCGGGGCACCACCGTGGGTGGAGACCGTCCGGTTGCACTTCCCCCGGTGGGACCGCACGGCCGACGAGCTGTGCGTGACCGAGCTCGGGGCGGTGATCTGGGCGGTGCAGATGTCCACGGTCGAGTTCCACCCGTGGAACAGCCGCCGCGAGGACCCCGAGTCACCGGACGAGTGGCGCATCGACCTCGACCCCGGCCCGCTGTCGGACTTCGCCCAGGTCCAGCGGGTCGCCGGCGTCGTCCATGAGGTCCTCGACGAGCTGGGTGCTGTGGGCTACCCCAAGACGAGCGGCGGGAAGGGGCTCCACGTCTACGTGCGGATCCGGCCCGACCACGGCCACAAGGTCGTGCGTCGCGCCGCGCTCGCCTTCGCCCGGGAGATCGAGCGGCGGGCTCCCGACGACGTCACCACCACCTGGTGGCGCAAGGACCGCGACCCGCACCACCTCTTCGTGGACTACAACCAGAACGCCCGCGACCACACCATCGCGGCGGCGTACTCGGTGAGGGGGCTGCCCGACGCCCGGGTCAGCGCGCCGGTGCGGTGGGACGAGGTCGACGCCTGCGACCCGCGTGACTTCACGATCTTCACGGTGCCGGCGCGGTACGCCGAGCTCGGAGACCTCCACGCCGGCATCGACGACGACGTGTTCGACATCGCCCCGCTGCTGGCGTGGGCCGACCGCGACGAGGCCGCCGGCGCCGCCCCACCGGCCGACCCCGACGACGAGGCCGGACCCTAG
- the rpe gene encoding ribulose-phosphate 3-epimerase produces MGIQITPSILNADFAALGDEVARIPNADWVHVDVMDNHFVPNLTFGPTMVEALRARTDVPLDAHLMIDDPDREAMAYVEAGCSSVTFHVEAAAAPVRLARELRSHGARASMALKPATPVEPYEDLLPELDMLLLMTVEPGFGGQKFLDLVLPKIKQARALMDKHGVETWLQVDGGISLDTIERCAEAGADVFVAGSAVFSADDPDAMVGALRRAAESVG; encoded by the coding sequence GTGGGCATCCAGATCACCCCGAGCATCCTCAACGCCGACTTCGCCGCGCTCGGCGACGAGGTCGCGCGCATCCCGAACGCCGACTGGGTTCACGTGGACGTCATGGACAACCACTTCGTGCCCAACCTGACGTTCGGCCCGACGATGGTGGAGGCGTTGCGGGCGCGCACCGACGTGCCGCTGGACGCCCACCTCATGATCGACGACCCCGACCGTGAGGCGATGGCCTACGTCGAGGCCGGGTGCTCGTCGGTGACCTTCCACGTCGAGGCGGCGGCCGCGCCGGTGAGGCTGGCCCGTGAGCTGCGCAGCCACGGCGCCCGCGCCAGCATGGCGCTCAAGCCGGCCACCCCGGTCGAGCCCTACGAGGACCTGCTGCCCGAGCTCGACATGCTGTTGCTGATGACGGTGGAGCCGGGCTTCGGCGGCCAGAAGTTCCTCGACCTGGTCCTGCCCAAGATCAAGCAGGCCCGGGCGCTGATGGACAAGCACGGCGTGGAGACCTGGCTGCAGGTCGACGGCGGCATCTCGCTCGACACCATCGAGCGCTGCGCGGAGGCCGGCGCGGACGTCTTCGTGGCGGGGTCCGCCGTCTTCTCCGCCGACGACCCGGACGCCATGGTCGGCGCGCTGCGCCGTGCCGCCGAGTCGGTCGGTTGA
- the ribD gene encoding bifunctional diaminohydroxyphosphoribosylaminopyrimidine deaminase/5-amino-6-(5-phosphoribosylamino)uracil reductase RibD, which yields MTFSAAEHEAMRRALSLAATPGVPRGPNPRVGCVLLAPDGSEVAEGFHRGAGSGHAEVDALAAAGEDARGATAVVTLEPCNHTGRTGPCSQALIDAGVRRVVFAQTDHNPVAAGGADRLRVAGVDVAGGLLADEARDLNRAWTFAVEHDRPFVTWKLATTLDGRSAAVDGTSRWISSRAARLDTHRLRGECDAVLVGTGTVAVDDPELTVRDEVDDPVAHQPLRVVMGERDLPDQRRVLNDRAETLHLRTRDPLEVLTTLFARDCQHVFLEGGPTLAAAFWQAGLVDEVVAYVAPMLLGSGASAVGELGIGTIADAAHLHVADVHVLQGHDGEDTNVRLTMTVGRR from the coding sequence ATGACCTTCAGCGCCGCCGAGCACGAGGCGATGCGTCGCGCGCTCTCCCTCGCCGCGACTCCCGGCGTCCCCCGGGGCCCGAACCCCCGTGTCGGGTGCGTGCTCCTGGCCCCCGACGGGTCCGAGGTCGCCGAGGGCTTCCACCGCGGCGCCGGGTCCGGTCACGCGGAGGTGGACGCGCTCGCTGCGGCCGGGGAGGACGCCCGGGGCGCAACCGCTGTGGTGACGCTCGAGCCGTGCAACCACACCGGTCGCACCGGTCCCTGCTCCCAGGCACTCATCGACGCCGGCGTACGCCGGGTGGTCTTCGCCCAGACCGATCACAACCCCGTGGCAGCCGGGGGCGCCGACCGGTTGCGCGTGGCCGGCGTGGACGTGGCTGGGGGGCTGCTCGCCGACGAGGCGCGCGACCTCAACCGGGCGTGGACCTTCGCCGTCGAGCACGACCGGCCGTTCGTGACCTGGAAGCTCGCCACCACGCTGGACGGCCGGAGCGCGGCCGTCGACGGCACCAGCCGCTGGATCTCCAGCCGTGCCGCGCGTCTCGACACCCACCGGTTGCGCGGCGAGTGCGACGCCGTGCTGGTCGGCACCGGGACCGTCGCCGTCGACGACCCCGAGCTCACGGTCCGCGACGAGGTGGACGACCCCGTGGCACACCAACCGCTGCGGGTCGTCATGGGGGAGCGCGACCTCCCGGACCAGCGCCGCGTCCTCAACGACCGCGCCGAGACGCTGCACCTGCGCACCCGTGACCCGCTCGAGGTCCTGACGACCCTCTTCGCACGCGACTGCCAGCACGTCTTCCTGGAGGGTGGCCCGACGCTCGCCGCGGCGTTCTGGCAGGCGGGGCTCGTCGACGAGGTCGTGGCCTACGTCGCGCCGATGCTGCTCGGGTCCGGCGCCAGCGCCGTGGGTGAGCTCGGCATCGGGACCATCGCCGACGCCGCCCATCTGCACGTCGCCGACGTCCACGTGCTGCAGGGGCATGACGGTGAGGACACCAACGTCCGCCTGACCATGACCGTCGGGAGGCGCTGA
- a CDS encoding riboflavin synthase, which yields MFTGIVEELGTVEAVEDRGEAWRLAVRAERVLEDVRLGDSIAVNGCCLTVTEADGEVWAADVMPQTLTMTALGDLRPGDPVNLERAATLGTRLGGHLVQGHVDGVGTVLSRTPGEHWDVVTVSLPPGLARFLVDQGSITVDGVSLTVVEVAGDQFTVSLIPETLARTTLGRRDPGDRVNLETDVIARHVARLLEPYTGGDR from the coding sequence ATGTTCACCGGCATCGTGGAGGAGCTCGGCACCGTCGAGGCGGTCGAGGACCGCGGCGAGGCCTGGCGGCTGGCGGTGCGGGCCGAGCGGGTGCTCGAGGACGTCCGGCTCGGCGACTCGATCGCCGTCAACGGCTGCTGCCTGACCGTGACCGAGGCGGACGGTGAGGTGTGGGCGGCCGACGTGATGCCGCAGACGCTCACGATGACGGCCCTCGGTGACCTGCGTCCCGGCGACCCCGTCAACCTCGAGCGCGCGGCGACCCTCGGCACCCGGCTCGGGGGTCACCTCGTGCAGGGTCACGTCGACGGGGTCGGCACGGTGCTCTCCCGCACGCCCGGTGAGCACTGGGACGTGGTCACGGTCTCGCTGCCGCCCGGGCTGGCGCGCTTCCTCGTCGACCAGGGGTCGATCACGGTCGACGGGGTGAGCCTCACCGTCGTCGAGGTGGCGGGCGACCAGTTCACCGTGAGCCTGATCCCGGAGACCCTCGCGCGGACCACCCTCGGCCGCCGTGACCCGGGTGACCGGGTCAACCTCGAGACCGATGTCATCGCCAGGCACGTCGCCCGGCTGCTGGAGCCCTACACCGGAGGAGACCGATGA
- a CDS encoding nicotinamide mononucleotide transporter family protein produces the protein MIEWLLHGTIPVAGGVLLVREVVGNVFGLASALLGMRRLVWAWPVGVVGNVLLFTVFATGALSGAAEEPLWGQAGRQVFFIGVSVYGWWRWSRSRAAGGAADGGAITPRWATARERLLLVALAVGGYAVAYPLLHVIGSWGPQTEAWILTGSMLATFGMARGWVEFWIVWMLVDIVGVTTLIQAGYYPTAVMYLIYAGFVVLGFVVWWRAERASRVAEDPTPREVVGS, from the coding sequence ATGATCGAGTGGCTGCTGCACGGCACCATCCCCGTCGCTGGCGGGGTGCTGCTGGTGCGTGAGGTTGTCGGCAACGTGTTCGGGCTGGCCAGCGCGCTGCTCGGCATGCGACGCCTGGTGTGGGCGTGGCCGGTGGGGGTGGTCGGCAACGTGCTGCTGTTCACCGTCTTCGCGACGGGAGCGCTCTCCGGCGCCGCCGAGGAGCCGCTGTGGGGGCAGGCCGGCCGTCAGGTGTTCTTCATCGGGGTCTCGGTCTACGGCTGGTGGCGCTGGTCCCGGTCGCGCGCCGCCGGTGGCGCGGCCGACGGCGGTGCCATCACACCGCGGTGGGCGACCGCCCGCGAGCGACTGCTGCTCGTGGCGCTGGCCGTCGGCGGGTACGCCGTCGCCTACCCGCTGCTGCACGTGATCGGCTCGTGGGGTCCGCAGACCGAGGCATGGATCCTCACCGGGTCGATGCTCGCGACCTTCGGCATGGCCCGCGGCTGGGTGGAGTTCTGGATCGTCTGGATGCTCGTCGACATCGTCGGGGTCACCACGCTCATCCAGGCCGGGTACTACCCGACGGCAGTCATGTACCTCATCTACGCCGGCTTCGTGGTGCTCGGCTTCGTGGTGTGGTGGCGCGCCGAGCGTGCCTCGCGCGTCGCGGAGGACCCGACGCCGCGCGAGGTGGTCGGCTCGTGA